GCATCCTAGTACAGTTAATCACCTTCTGCTGTAGTGGACATGGCAATGCTCGGGATTAGACTTGCATTTAAGCTGTCTTCATTTTGTGATTCAATCAAATGCTTATTAAATTCTCAAGCTGCAAAATTGAACAGTGATGGTGAGTAGTTCGTCAACCACCTAGACTCCACTTGTTACCTTTTTCCTGACTATTATTTTTCTCCGAGCTTAGGAGCTGGTGTCTCCCCCTCAGAAGCTGAGTCGGTCTGACCCCGTTTGATCCCAAGAAGCCCAAGATCGGAAACTATGGTATTCTTGGATCAGAGCCATTTTGAAGAAGGCTGATTAAGGCCCTCAGTAGGTCTACTATAAGTCTTCAAGACATCATCTGAATGAGCCAGTGGATTCACCTCCACACCGAGCCAAGCTAGTCTTGATGTCTCTCCTACTTGAACATTCAAGACCCTGCATACATTTGGCTAATTATTAAGCAAGCAAAAATCGAATCAAATGAGCATCAATTAACCCTCTAAATCTAAGACATCGCATCCTTGTATCCTTCAGTTCTTAGGATAACAGAAAATACTCCTCTATAACCAAGGCTAATGTAGTTTTAACGGATTCCCTCAAAGAACTTATGCCCAGCTAGACATAAATTGAATTGTGAagagtaaaaattaaagaccatcccatttgaagggcaaaccaTGTAATTTCCTCCTGTACATCTCTATTTTGGGTAGAATACATCCTTAATgtaaacaataaaattaaaaattggaCAGCATACCTAAATTGATactttaatattataatttttgcgTTATAATCTCTGCATAACATATAGACCAAACGACACATAATAATAGTATAATGAGTTTTACATTGTCAGATTACTTAAAAGTCAATTACCaataaattttattgaaaacaGGTGGATTTGTTACCTGTTGAAGATAATAGCATAAACATCTCAAATGGAATGTAGCTGAAGACAAACCTTGTCCAAAAATTTATCTTGATTGTTGATTGTTGCTGCTTGTTAGCCATTTGCACAGCATAATTCATGGAGGAGGAAGAATGCTCCATACTATCATAAAAGAAGGCAGACCAGATGATAAGTATTTGATAATAAGAATTTCTCAACCAAGAATTAGAGTTAGAT
This portion of the Lycium ferocissimum isolate CSIRO_LF1 chromosome 1, AGI_CSIRO_Lferr_CH_V1, whole genome shotgun sequence genome encodes:
- the LOC132055940 gene encoding uncharacterized protein LOC132055940, which encodes MTAELTKLLNFFWLQDIRFLTILLTIFIFPITSCKNADSASNAPIPIHRPITRSNSNSWLRNSYYQILIIWSAFFYDSMEHSSSSMNYAVQMANKQQQSTIKINFWTRVLNVQVGETSRLAWLGVEVNPLAHSDDVLKTYSRPTEGLNQPSSKWL